A stretch of Paenibacillus mucilaginosus 3016 DNA encodes these proteins:
- the alr gene encoding alanine racemase, producing the protein MTLGFRDTWADISLDAIEHNTRTTKAMLAPSCRFMAVVKADGYGHGAAETAEAALRGGADHLAVAFVDEALHLRRSGITAPVLVLGYTPPHAVEPAVRAGVSLTVFTEDVLAEAIACTDRLAMPLRVHFKADTGMTRVGVTTPEELVRLVRLAAASRYVQTEGLFTHFACADGPDDRYTREQFAAFEAYRATLRQNGLHVPLHHCCNSAATLRYPELHLDLIRFGISLYGLLPSEECRPEGRHLQPAMSLRTRIVSLRRIPPGCTVSYGGTFIAQRGTLIATLPVGYADGLSRRLSGRGSALVRGRRAPIAGRVCMDQTMLDVTDVPGAAVGDEVTLFGSSGGSDLPVDEVAELMDTISYETVCLIGKRVPRVYTRGGQVVKTQNGLL; encoded by the coding sequence ATGACGCTGGGGTTCCGTGACACCTGGGCCGATATCTCGCTGGATGCGATCGAACACAATACAAGGACAACCAAAGCGATGCTCGCTCCCTCCTGCCGGTTCATGGCCGTCGTGAAGGCGGACGGCTACGGCCACGGCGCCGCCGAGACGGCCGAAGCCGCCCTGCGGGGAGGCGCGGACCACCTGGCCGTCGCCTTCGTGGATGAAGCGCTGCACCTTCGCCGCTCCGGGATCACCGCCCCGGTCCTGGTGCTGGGCTATACCCCGCCCCACGCCGTAGAGCCCGCCGTCCGCGCCGGGGTAAGCCTCACCGTCTTCACCGAAGACGTGCTGGCCGAGGCCATCGCCTGTACCGATAGGCTGGCGATGCCTCTGCGCGTCCACTTCAAGGCGGACACCGGCATGACGCGCGTCGGGGTCACTACGCCGGAGGAGCTCGTGCGGCTCGTCCGGCTTGCCGCCGCCTCGCGCTATGTGCAGACGGAAGGGCTGTTCACGCATTTTGCCTGTGCGGACGGCCCGGACGACCGCTATACCCGCGAGCAGTTCGCCGCCTTCGAGGCATACCGCGCAACCCTGCGGCAGAACGGCCTCCACGTGCCGCTGCACCACTGCTGCAACTCGGCCGCCACGCTGCGCTACCCGGAGCTGCATCTGGATCTGATCCGCTTCGGCATCTCCCTCTACGGGCTGCTGCCCTCGGAGGAGTGCCGCCCGGAGGGCCGGCACCTGCAGCCGGCGATGTCGCTGCGCACCCGCATCGTCTCGCTGCGCCGCATTCCGCCGGGCTGCACCGTCAGCTACGGCGGCACGTTCATCGCGCAGCGCGGGACGCTGATCGCCACGCTGCCGGTCGGCTACGCCGACGGCCTCTCGCGGCGCCTCTCCGGACGGGGCAGCGCGCTGGTCCGCGGCCGGCGCGCGCCTATCGCCGGGCGCGTCTGCATGGACCAGACGATGCTCGACGTGACGGATGTGCCCGGCGCCGCGGTCGGCGACGAAGTGACGCTCTTCGGCAGCTCTGGAGGCAGCGATCTGCCCGTGGACGAAGTCGCGGAGCTGATGGATACGATCTCCTACGAGACCGTCTGCCTTATCGGCAAGCGGGTGCCCCGGGTCTACACCCGCGGCGGGCAGGTTGTGAAGACGCAGAACGGGCTGCTGTGA
- the ald gene encoding alanine dehydrogenase has translation MIIGVPKEIKNNENRVAMTPAGVLAFVKEGHAVLIEQGAGLGSSFTDEDYLSAGAEIVATAAEAWNRAEMVMKVKEPLPQEYGCFREGLVLFTYLHLAAEPALARALTEKKVTAIAYETVEAGRTLPLLTPMSEVAGRMSAQIGAQFLEKSKGGQGILLGGVPGVKPAKVTIIGGGVVGTNAAKIASGLGADVTIMDLSPERLRQLSDMFGSSVKTLVSNPYTIAEEVAASDLVIGAVLIPGARAPKLVTADMVKKMKAGSVIVDVAIDQGGIVETADRITTHDEPTYVKHGVLHYAVANMPGAVPRTSTLALTNVTVPYALQIARLGVFGAIKNSRALLLGVNTAAGSVTYEAVAKDLGYAYVPVEKALERELAAV, from the coding sequence ATGATCATCGGAGTTCCCAAAGAAATCAAGAATAACGAAAACCGCGTCGCTATGACCCCAGCCGGGGTGCTCGCCTTCGTGAAGGAAGGACATGCCGTACTGATCGAGCAGGGAGCGGGACTTGGCAGCTCCTTCACCGATGAGGATTACCTCTCGGCCGGAGCTGAGATCGTTGCCACCGCCGCCGAAGCCTGGAACCGCGCCGAGATGGTCATGAAGGTCAAGGAGCCGCTGCCGCAGGAGTACGGCTGCTTCCGCGAAGGCCTCGTCCTCTTCACCTATCTGCATCTGGCTGCCGAGCCGGCCCTGGCCCGCGCGCTCACCGAGAAGAAGGTCACGGCGATCGCGTACGAGACCGTCGAGGCGGGCCGCACGCTGCCGCTGCTCACCCCGATGAGCGAGGTGGCCGGCCGGATGTCCGCACAGATCGGCGCCCAGTTCCTGGAGAAGTCCAAGGGCGGACAGGGCATTCTGCTCGGCGGCGTACCGGGCGTCAAGCCGGCGAAGGTGACGATCATCGGCGGCGGTGTGGTCGGCACGAATGCCGCCAAGATCGCAAGCGGCCTCGGCGCCGACGTCACGATCATGGACCTGAGTCCGGAGCGGCTGCGGCAGCTCAGCGATATGTTCGGTTCGTCCGTGAAGACGCTGGTCTCGAATCCTTATACCATCGCTGAAGAAGTGGCGGCGAGCGACCTGGTCATCGGCGCCGTTCTCATCCCGGGCGCGCGGGCGCCGAAGCTTGTCACCGCCGACATGGTGAAGAAGATGAAGGCCGGTTCCGTCATCGTGGACGTCGCCATCGACCAGGGCGGGATTGTCGAGACGGCCGACCGCATCACGACGCATGATGAGCCGACCTACGTGAAGCACGGCGTGCTGCACTATGCCGTCGCCAACATGCCGGGCGCCGTGCCCCGCACTTCGACTCTCGCCCTGACGAACGTGACCGTCCCTTATGCGCTGCAGATCGCGAGGCTTGGCGTATTCGGCGCGATCAAGAACAGCCGGGCGCTGCTTCTCGGGGTTAATACGGCCGCAGGCAGCGTAACGTACGAAGCGGTGGCGAAGGACCTAGGCTATGCGTATGTGCCGGTGGAGAAAGCGCTGGAGCGCGAGCTCGCCGCGGTTTGA
- a CDS encoding PucR family transcriptional regulator yields the protein MPMPSDELWYQRSFDSLEELADAISEVLRCPVTIEDASFRLLAYSSHTPSTDPARIATIISRRVPDHVIASLWKEGVLTRLMESDEPVRIPGIAEVGLGPRVAVSIRRSGTVLGHIWVIEENRSLTEEDLEQLLLGVSAARTKLLQHQTQRRKEQESLQDFFWQLLTGHLRSHAAAAEKAARLQVSLPASFATAILQFGRELPEKLAGEIPYLLSAAGRIRFPLFALHRDQLILLAECRDARSLRDLEESLAQLGRLLLERSPLESCVAGAGLVYEDYSLLEQSYREAQTVLGLRARFPEETSHRVLYRDLGFYRWLPLFHEHNEAGRYANPSLEKLRAYDREHHGSLIDTLETYLSCDSNLKEAAERLHIHANSLAYRLKRITEIGGIDLASMDQKVTLYLDLKTEKLKSPRL from the coding sequence ATGCCCATGCCTTCTGACGAACTATGGTACCAGCGGAGCTTCGACTCCCTGGAAGAACTGGCGGATGCCATCAGCGAAGTGCTCCGCTGCCCGGTGACCATTGAAGACGCGAGCTTCCGGCTGCTCGCTTACAGCTCCCATACCCCGAGCACGGACCCGGCGCGGATCGCCACGATCATCTCCCGCAGGGTGCCCGACCACGTGATCGCTTCCCTGTGGAAGGAAGGGGTGCTCACCCGCCTGATGGAAAGCGATGAACCTGTCCGCATCCCCGGCATTGCCGAGGTGGGCCTCGGCCCCCGGGTGGCCGTGTCGATCCGCCGCAGCGGCACTGTGCTGGGTCATATCTGGGTGATCGAGGAGAACCGTTCGCTGACAGAGGAGGATCTGGAGCAGCTGCTGCTCGGCGTCAGTGCGGCCCGAACGAAGCTGCTGCAGCATCAGACCCAGCGCCGCAAGGAGCAGGAGAGCCTGCAGGACTTCTTCTGGCAGCTGCTCACCGGGCATCTGCGCTCGCACGCTGCCGCCGCGGAGAAGGCAGCACGCCTGCAGGTGAGCCTCCCCGCCTCCTTCGCCACGGCCATCCTGCAGTTCGGGCGCGAGCTGCCCGAGAAGCTGGCCGGCGAGATCCCCTACCTGCTGTCCGCCGCGGGTCGGATCCGTTTCCCGCTGTTCGCCCTGCACCGCGACCAGCTTATTCTTCTCGCCGAATGCCGGGACGCACGTTCCCTGCGTGACCTGGAGGAGTCCCTGGCCCAGCTGGGCCGCCTGCTTCTCGAGCGCAGCCCTTTGGAATCCTGCGTCGCGGGCGCCGGGCTCGTGTATGAGGACTACAGCCTGCTCGAGCAAAGCTACCGGGAGGCGCAGACCGTCCTCGGGCTGCGGGCCCGTTTTCCGGAGGAAACCTCCCATAGGGTGCTGTACCGGGACCTCGGCTTTTACCGCTGGCTGCCCCTCTTCCACGAGCACAACGAGGCCGGCCGCTATGCGAACCCGAGCCTCGAGAAGCTGCGGGCGTATGACCGGGAGCATCACGGGTCGCTGATCGACACGCTCGAGACGTATCTCTCCTGCGACAGCAACCTGAAGGAAGCGGCCGAACGGCTTCACATCCATGCGAACTCCCTCGCCTACCGGCTGAAGCGGATCACCGAGATCGGCGGGATCGACCTCGCCAGCATGGACCAGAAGGTTACCCTCTACCTGGATCTCAAGACCGAGAAGCTTAAGTCTCCCAGACTGTGA
- a CDS encoding amino acid permease, translating into MKNQQPTELHRGLEQRHITLMSLGAAIGVGLFLGSASVIKLAGPGILLAYAMAGLVMFFIMRALGEMAIHQPVAGSFSRYAREYISPVFGYLTGWNYWFLWIVTCMAEITAVGIYMEYWFPGTPRWIWALGALVIMSAVNLIAVKAYGEFEFWFALIKIVTILFMIVTGFGLILFGFGNGGAAVGISNLWSHGGFFPNGVSGVLMSLQMVFFAYLGIEMIGVTAGEVQNPRRTLAKAIDSVFWRILIFYVGALFVIMSIYPWNEIGQQGSPFVLMFGKLGIGAAAGIINFVVLTAALSSCNSGIFSTGRMLFNLARQGEAPSRFGRLTGSGVPGFAILASAGALLIGVVLNYIVPEKVFVWVTSISTFGAIWTWAMILISQIGFRRRLPKQELAGLTYRMPLFPAASYLCLAFLFFVVCLMAYFPETRIALVVGPLFLVLMSGMYYLKGYHRTAAPDVPAAPDGDLHPVSK; encoded by the coding sequence ATGAAAAATCAACAACCAACAGAGCTGCACCGAGGGCTCGAGCAGCGTCACATCACACTGATGTCGCTGGGGGCGGCGATCGGTGTGGGGCTGTTCCTCGGCTCCGCTTCGGTCATCAAGCTGGCGGGGCCGGGCATTCTGCTGGCCTATGCCATGGCGGGCCTGGTCATGTTCTTCATTATGCGGGCCCTGGGGGAGATGGCGATCCACCAGCCGGTCGCCGGTTCATTCTCCAGGTATGCGAGGGAATATATCTCGCCGGTGTTCGGCTATCTCACCGGCTGGAATTACTGGTTCCTCTGGATCGTCACATGCATGGCGGAGATCACGGCTGTGGGCATCTACATGGAGTACTGGTTCCCGGGCACTCCGCGCTGGATCTGGGCCCTGGGTGCGCTGGTCATCATGTCGGCAGTGAATCTCATAGCCGTCAAGGCTTACGGAGAGTTCGAATTCTGGTTCGCGCTGATCAAGATCGTGACGATTCTCTTCATGATCGTCACGGGCTTCGGCCTCATCCTCTTCGGCTTCGGTAACGGTGGAGCGGCCGTGGGCATCAGCAATCTGTGGTCGCACGGGGGCTTTTTCCCGAACGGGGTCAGCGGAGTCCTCATGTCCCTGCAGATGGTGTTCTTCGCTTATCTCGGCATCGAGATGATCGGTGTTACGGCAGGCGAGGTGCAGAACCCGCGCAGGACGCTGGCCAAGGCGATCGATTCGGTCTTCTGGCGCATACTCATCTTCTACGTCGGCGCGCTGTTCGTCATCATGTCGATCTATCCGTGGAATGAAATCGGACAGCAGGGCAGTCCGTTCGTGCTCATGTTCGGGAAGCTCGGCATCGGGGCGGCTGCCGGCATTATCAACTTCGTCGTACTCACAGCAGCCTTGTCCTCGTGCAACAGCGGCATCTTCAGTACAGGGCGCATGCTCTTCAATCTGGCGCGCCAGGGAGAAGCGCCTTCCCGCTTCGGCCGGCTGACCGGCAGCGGTGTGCCGGGCTTCGCCATCCTCGCTTCGGCGGGGGCTCTGCTCATCGGCGTCGTGCTCAATTACATCGTCCCGGAAAAGGTGTTCGTCTGGGTGACCAGCATCTCGACCTTCGGGGCGATCTGGACATGGGCGATGATCCTCATCTCGCAGATCGGGTTCCGCCGTCGTCTGCCGAAGCAGGAGCTGGCGGGGCTTACTTACCGGATGCCTCTGTTCCCGGCCGCCTCCTATCTCTGTCTGGCATTCCTGTTCTTCGTCGTCTGCCTGATGGCCTACTTCCCGGAGACACGCATCGCTCTGGTCGTCGGTCCGCTGTTCCTGGTGCTGATGTCCGGCATGTATTATCTGAAGGGGTATCACCGGACAGCGGCTCCGGACGTTCCCGCCGCACCGGATGGGGACCTGCACCCGGTGAGCAAATAA
- a CDS encoding class I SAM-dependent methyltransferase, with protein MTNQDVNDMKLYDRVGRLNGWDFSRVRCLTEGARPDFYAEASCWMRPESLMLDIGTGGGEAALQAADRVRLLVGIDRSAGMIDSAKAHLARVPRPGVRFLQMAAEELVFPEAFFDLITCRHAPFSAEETYRVLAPGGVFVTQQVGEGDKNGLKAFFGRGQSAGIEPGTLLRRYERELSAAGFREIEWEEWDAAEYYERYEDPALPAAAYADHPGFRKAGRR; from the coding sequence ATGACAAACCAAGATGTTAACGATATGAAATTGTATGACCGGGTAGGGCGGCTGAACGGCTGGGATTTCAGCCGGGTCCGGTGTCTGACCGAAGGAGCGAGGCCGGACTTCTACGCGGAGGCTTCCTGCTGGATGCGTCCGGAGAGCCTCATGCTGGACATCGGAACCGGCGGGGGCGAAGCGGCGCTGCAGGCAGCAGATAGGGTGCGGCTGCTGGTCGGCATCGACCGGTCCGCCGGGATGATCGACAGCGCGAAGGCCCATCTCGCCCGGGTTCCGAGACCGGGGGTGCGATTCCTGCAGATGGCTGCGGAGGAGCTGGTCTTCCCGGAGGCGTTCTTCGACCTGATCACGTGCCGGCATGCGCCGTTCTCGGCGGAAGAGACGTACCGGGTGCTTGCCCCTGGCGGCGTGTTCGTTACCCAGCAGGTGGGCGAGGGGGACAAGAACGGGCTTAAGGCCTTCTTCGGCCGCGGACAGAGTGCGGGGATCGAGCCGGGAACCCTGCTGCGCAGGTATGAACGGGAACTGAGCGCGGCCGGATTCCGGGAGATCGAATGGGAGGAGTGGGATGCCGCCGAATATTACGAGCGGTATGAGGACCCTGCTCTTCCTGCTGCTGCATACGCCGATCATCCCGGATTTCGGAAAGCAGGACGGCGATGA
- a CDS encoding arylamine N-acetyltransferase family protein: protein MLMLTGSEIQSYLARLGIPEVQPPSLSYLRELHKAHVEKIPWQTVDIVAGRPAPIDPASSVRLLTTGRSGYCFHLNGAFQALLRSLGYRVSCHRAGVQPLGQEPRINSFHLGLTVTLPDEEEPRWIVDAGLGDMPFEPLPLRSGEYPQGPLRYRVTDSGVAEGGWRLEHDPFASFTGVDVAPEEEKDLSVFVPKHEFYSTSPESPWINLFLVRHRHAEGSNEVRGCIWIRHDSTGVAKTELRTREQWLEVLGDVFGEHLVQYSPLEREELWKRVHGIHEEWKRTRDRTG from the coding sequence ATGCTGATGCTCACCGGCAGCGAGATTCAATCTTACCTGGCCCGGCTCGGGATCCCGGAGGTCCAGCCGCCAAGCCTGTCTTATCTGAGAGAGCTTCACAAAGCCCATGTGGAGAAGATCCCATGGCAGACCGTCGATATCGTTGCGGGCCGTCCGGCTCCCATTGACCCCGCTTCATCGGTCAGGCTCCTGACCACCGGCCGCAGCGGCTACTGCTTTCACCTCAACGGCGCCTTCCAGGCGCTGCTCCGCTCGCTCGGGTACCGGGTATCCTGCCACCGGGCCGGCGTTCAGCCCCTGGGTCAGGAGCCGCGCATCAACTCCTTCCACCTCGGCCTGACGGTTACTCTGCCGGATGAAGAGGAGCCGCGCTGGATCGTGGACGCCGGACTGGGGGATATGCCCTTTGAGCCGCTCCCGCTCCGAAGCGGCGAATACCCGCAGGGACCGCTCCGTTACCGGGTAACGGATTCCGGCGTGGCCGAGGGGGGCTGGAGGCTGGAGCACGATCCTTTCGCCTCCTTCACCGGAGTGGATGTGGCCCCCGAAGAAGAGAAGGACCTCTCCGTATTCGTCCCCAAGCACGAATTCTACTCCACCTCGCCGGAATCACCGTGGATCAACTTATTCCTGGTCCGGCACAGGCACGCGGAAGGCTCGAATGAGGTGCGCGGCTGTATCTGGATCCGGCATGACAGCACGGGTGTGGCGAAGACGGAGCTTCGCACCAGGGAACAGTGGCTCGAGGTTCTCGGAGATGTGTTCGGGGAGCATCTCGTGCAATACAGCCCTCTGGAGCGGGAGGAGCTGTGGAAGCGGGTGCACGGGATTCATGAAGAGTGGAAGAGGACCAGGGATCGAACAGGCTGA
- the rpmG gene encoding 50S ribosomal protein L33, whose protein sequence is MKKYCPRLNRITLHRETR, encoded by the coding sequence ATAAAGAAGTACTGCCCGCGTCTCAATCGGATCACGCTCCACCGGGAAACAAGATAG
- a CDS encoding YpbS family protein — protein MSVHEAITKHTRKQNAHLEQFLKLEERREQAIDEAVRLCAEGRPFSVETINAITGEINAHATQGISPTRVYVTPAMIEDFVRRSK, from the coding sequence ATGAGTGTCCATGAAGCCATTACCAAGCATACCCGCAAGCAGAACGCCCACCTGGAGCAGTTCCTGAAGCTCGAGGAGCGGCGCGAGCAGGCCATCGACGAGGCCGTCCGGCTGTGCGCCGAAGGCAGGCCGTTCAGCGTGGAGACGATCAACGCCATTACCGGCGAGATCAATGCCCATGCCACGCAGGGCATCTCCCCGACACGTGTGTATGTCACGCCGGCGATGATCGAGGACTTCGTCCGCCGTTCGAAGTAA
- a CDS encoding NUDIX hydrolase: protein MGVQEEQFDIYDKDMQPIGTASREEVHAKGWWHRTFQCWIWDAAEPAGEGSILFQERHPGKDTFPGLLDISCAGHLLAGESVEDGVRELQEELGVEVPFDRLISCGIFAEEDELPGGRMDREFCHVFVLPLSRPLESYRLQEDEVTGLYRMPLPVFRRLVEGLPLTAELSGAAVDAKGQLLPAVQRVTPERLVPHSPAYYRLVLDAVERLTDGGRAE, encoded by the coding sequence GTGGGCGTACAAGAAGAACAATTCGACATCTATGATAAGGACATGCAGCCTATCGGGACGGCCTCCCGGGAGGAGGTCCATGCGAAGGGATGGTGGCACCGTACGTTTCAATGCTGGATCTGGGATGCGGCGGAACCGGCAGGGGAGGGGAGTATTCTCTTTCAAGAACGGCATCCCGGCAAGGACACGTTCCCGGGGCTGCTGGATATCTCGTGCGCAGGTCATCTGCTGGCCGGTGAGAGCGTGGAAGACGGCGTGCGGGAGCTGCAGGAAGAGCTTGGCGTCGAAGTACCCTTCGACCGGCTTATTTCCTGCGGAATATTCGCGGAAGAGGATGAGCTGCCCGGCGGCCGGATGGACCGGGAGTTCTGCCACGTGTTCGTGCTCCCGCTGAGCCGTCCGCTGGAATCGTACCGGCTGCAGGAGGATGAAGTGACCGGCTTGTACCGCATGCCGCTGCCCGTCTTCCGCCGGCTGGTCGAAGGGCTGCCCTTGACGGCGGAGCTGAGCGGTGCCGCAGTGGACGCCAAGGGACAGCTCTTGCCTGCCGTGCAGCGCGTGACGCCGGAGAGGCTGGTTCCGCATTCGCCGGCGTATTACCGGCTCGTGCTGGATGCCGTCGAGCGGCTTACCGACGGAGGGAGGGCAGAGTAG
- a CDS encoding DUF445 family protein: MPLVSRYIDKLRGDDAALAASDRWVRGKIMHYVEENHSLIGRLVRENVDKLDDETLIAMIEDKAGNDLQWIRVNGAICGFLIGVVIEGVRLLIV; encoded by the coding sequence GTGCCGCTCGTGAGCCGGTACATCGACAAGCTGCGGGGCGACGATGCGGCGCTGGCCGCCTCGGACCGCTGGGTCCGCGGCAAGATCATGCATTACGTTGAGGAGAACCATTCCTTGATCGGGCGGCTGGTCCGCGAGAATGTCGACAAGCTCGACGACGAGACGCTGATCGCCATGATCGAGGACAAGGCGGGCAACGACCTGCAGTGGATCCGGGTCAACGGCGCGATCTGCGGCTTCCTGATCGGCGTGGTCATCGAAGGCGTCCGGCTGCTCATCGTGTGA
- a CDS encoding DUF445 domain-containing protein: protein MKKVQSRRLAGVSLAVMAGGLAATFPFHTTSAVGLLLHGGFEAGLVGGLADWFAVTALFRHPLGIPIPHTRLLPRNRGKVTDALVSMIETHLLNKESIEARIASFHLTSKALDIAAAEIQRAEVQAAISGVLKDAVRSFSWEPYLPWMQDELASLAAGVDPKPLLTIAADEILNSRHDETALDFMLGKAEQWVLLEETRKLFGNMSIRAIERIELQGMMAFAVNAFLGFVNEDKLGSILQNLLLSNIESLRTEGHPNREKLLGAIRREVDAMRDSEGLLAALEGWKAKLIGALLTPERLTSVLGGPAEQAARSAGAAGLCRALYRAAREPVHRQAAGRRCGAGRLGPLGPRQDHALR, encoded by the coding sequence ATGAAGAAAGTACAATCGAGACGTCTTGCGGGAGTCTCGCTGGCCGTCATGGCCGGCGGCCTGGCCGCTACCTTCCCCTTCCATACGACAAGCGCGGTGGGACTGCTGCTTCACGGCGGCTTCGAAGCGGGTCTGGTCGGCGGGTTGGCCGACTGGTTTGCGGTCACGGCCCTCTTCCGCCACCCGCTCGGCATCCCGATTCCGCACACCCGCCTGCTCCCGAGGAACCGGGGGAAGGTCACGGATGCGCTCGTCTCTATGATCGAGACCCACCTGCTCAACAAGGAGAGCATTGAGGCGCGGATCGCGAGCTTCCACCTGACCTCCAAGGCGCTTGATATCGCCGCCGCCGAGATTCAGCGAGCGGAAGTACAGGCTGCGATCTCCGGTGTGCTGAAGGATGCCGTACGCAGCTTCTCCTGGGAGCCTTATCTCCCCTGGATGCAGGACGAACTGGCATCCTTAGCCGCCGGGGTCGACCCGAAGCCGCTGCTGACGATCGCGGCCGATGAGATCCTGAACAGCCGTCACGACGAAACGGCGCTCGATTTCATGCTCGGCAAGGCCGAACAGTGGGTGCTGCTCGAAGAGACCCGCAAGCTCTTCGGCAATATGTCCATCCGGGCCATCGAGCGCATCGAGCTGCAGGGCATGATGGCCTTCGCGGTCAACGCGTTCCTCGGCTTCGTCAACGAGGACAAGCTCGGCAGCATCCTGCAGAACCTGCTTCTATCGAACATCGAAAGCCTGCGCACCGAAGGGCACCCGAACCGCGAGAAGCTGCTCGGGGCGATCCGCCGGGAGGTCGACGCCATGAGGGACAGCGAAGGCCTGCTCGCCGCCCTGGAAGGCTGGAAGGCCAAGCTGATCGGCGCCCTGCTGACGCCGGAGCGTCTCACTTCCGTGCTCGGGGGGCCTGCAGAGCAAGCTGCTCGAAGCGCTGGAGCAGCCGGACTTTGTCGCGCGCTATATCGTGCCGCTCGTGAGCCGGTACATCGACAAGCTGCGGGGCGACGATGCGGCGCTGGCCGCCTCGGACCGCTGGGTCCGCGGCAAGATCATGCATTACGTTGA
- a CDS encoding aldose epimerase codes for MKPYDIRSYTDGYEIYEALESSTESWFKIAPERGGIVISYGTGGEELLYLDKATFYDEKANIRGGIPVLFPISGQLTEGAYTWKGQAYKMSNHGVARTSPWTVESTDTTDGASITLTLSSNEDTKGSFPFDFLLRFTYRLKEGVLTIDQEYHNLSGEEMPMYPGFHPYFAADRKAIAYETDATRYFDYNDHQEKPYEGRVIDLDQLPESVVFLDAKQREITFSPREQTVIHLTYGDEFRYVVLWSVAGKEFICVEPWMAKTDELNRGDELTLVPAGGILKTTLAIGRKQA; via the coding sequence ATGAAACCATACGACATCCGCTCTTATACCGATGGTTATGAAATTTATGAGGCTCTGGAGTCTTCCACCGAATCCTGGTTCAAAATCGCGCCCGAGCGCGGCGGCATCGTGATCTCCTACGGCACGGGAGGCGAAGAGCTGCTCTACCTGGACAAGGCCACCTTCTATGATGAGAAGGCGAACATCCGGGGCGGCATTCCCGTCCTCTTCCCGATCTCCGGCCAGCTAACCGAGGGGGCTTACACATGGAAGGGACAAGCCTATAAGATGAGCAATCACGGCGTCGCCCGCACCTCCCCCTGGACGGTGGAGAGCACGGATACGACCGACGGGGCGTCGATCACGCTGACCCTCTCGAGCAATGAAGATACGAAAGGCTCGTTTCCCTTCGACTTCCTGCTCCGCTTCACTTACCGCCTGAAGGAAGGCGTGCTGACCATCGATCAGGAGTATCACAACCTCTCCGGCGAGGAGATGCCGATGTACCCCGGATTTCACCCGTATTTCGCTGCAGACCGCAAGGCCATTGCATACGAAACGGACGCCACCCGGTACTTCGATTACAACGATCATCAAGAAAAACCCTATGAGGGCCGCGTGATCGATCTCGACCAGCTGCCGGAGTCGGTCGTCTTCCTGGATGCGAAGCAGCGGGAGATCACGTTCTCTCCAAGAGAACAAACGGTGATCCATCTGACGTACGGGGACGAGTTCCGGTATGTCGTGCTGTGGTCGGTGGCCGGCAAGGAGTTCATCTGCGTCGAGCCCTGGATGGCCAAGACCGATGAGCTCAACCGGGGAGACGAGCTGACGCTCGTACCTGCGGGGGGCATCCTGAAGACGACGCTTGCCATCGGGCGCAAGCAAGCCTGA
- a CDS encoding DUF1904 family protein — MPYLRFKGFPRGDVEQLAPLVVEEFAHIVKVPQEIVKIELLPVEPILNSPLSLEIMMFPREQAIHNDVAARLHSLLKEYGHSQVHIFFILLNRALYYKEGQPLE; from the coding sequence GTGCCGTATTTACGTTTCAAAGGCTTCCCCCGGGGGGATGTCGAACAGCTTGCACCGCTCGTGGTGGAGGAATTCGCCCATATCGTGAAAGTCCCGCAGGAGATCGTCAAAATCGAGCTGCTGCCTGTAGAGCCCATTTTGAACAGCCCTTTATCCCTGGAGATCATGATGTTCCCGCGGGAGCAGGCGATACATAACGATGTTGCCGCCCGGCTGCACTCCCTGTTGAAGGAGTACGGCCATTCGCAGGTTCATATCTTTTTTATTCTGCTGAACCGGGCCTTGTACTATAAGGAAGGACAGCCGTTGGAGTGA
- a CDS encoding GNAT family N-acetyltransferase — MHQAGEADAEAVASLFEELIGEIIERAGGTTAAAFELGESAKLCGRLLASGSYRVWLAVAEEGGEPAGFLSVHDSASLYAGGAFGIIQELYVRPAYRSHGLGRQLIEVAAAYAAAVGWKRLEVCTPPLPAFDRSLEFYKREGFEVTGGRKMKRMIQHQDL, encoded by the coding sequence ATGCATCAAGCGGGGGAAGCGGACGCTGAAGCGGTCGCATCCCTCTTCGAGGAACTGATCGGAGAGATTATCGAGCGTGCCGGGGGGACGACCGCAGCCGCTTTCGAGCTGGGGGAATCCGCGAAGCTCTGCGGACGTCTGCTCGCTTCCGGCTCCTACCGCGTGTGGCTTGCGGTGGCAGAAGAGGGCGGCGAGCCCGCCGGGTTCCTCTCCGTGCACGACAGCGCTTCGCTGTATGCGGGCGGAGCCTTCGGTATCATCCAGGAGCTGTACGTCCGGCCTGCTTACCGGTCGCATGGACTGGGCCGGCAGCTTATCGAGGTCGCAGCCGCCTACGCCGCGGCCGTCGGCTGGAAACGGCTTGAGGTCTGCACGCCGCCGCTGCCGGCCTTCGACCGCTCGCTTGAATTTTACAAGCGGGAAGGCTTCGAGGTGACCGGCGGCCGCAAGATGAAGCGGATGATCCAGCATCAGGATCTGTAG